A genomic window from Solanum dulcamara chromosome 11, daSolDulc1.2, whole genome shotgun sequence includes:
- the LOC129873021 gene encoding COBRA-like protein 4: MRSLIGVAGFFLIALIPHAVAFDPLDPNGNITIKWDVVSWTPDGYVATVTMNNFQMYRHIMTPGWTLGWTWAKKEVIWSMVGAQTTEQGDCSKFKGNIPHCCKKNPTVVDLLPGVPYNQQFTNCCKGGVLASWGQDPQSSVSAFQVSVGQAGTSNKTVKLPKNFTLLGPGPGYTCGPAKIVPPTKFFTPDLRRKTQALMTWNVTCTYSQFLARKHPSCCVSMSSFYNETITACPSCACGCENKNKCIKSDSKLLSVVGVNTPRKDNAPLLQCTHHMCPIRVHWHVKLNYKDYWRVKLTVTNFNYRINYTQWTLVVQHPNLNNVTQVFSFDYKPLVPYQSVNDTGMFYGMKFYNDLLMEAGPSGTVQSEVLLQKDKETFSFKQGWAFPRKVYFNGDECMLPPPDTYPYLPNFGHHNPVVLTTLIFSLLFLFIVLF; encoded by the exons atgagaaGTTTGATCGGAGTAGCTGGCTTCTTCTTAATTGCTCTCATTCCTCATGCAG TTGCATTTGATCCGTTAGATCCTAATGGGAATATCACTATCAAATGGGATGTTGTGTCTTGGACACCAGATGGCTATGTA GCCACCGTAACGATGAACAATTTCCAAATGTACCGGCATATCATGACCCCAGGTTGGACCCTAGGATGGACATGGGCTAAGAAAGAAGTGATCTGGTCTATGGTGGGTGCACAAACCactgaacaaggtgactgtTCTAAATTCAAAGGCAACATCCCTCATTGCTGCAAGAAGAATCCAACGGTAGTAGATTTACTCCCCGGAGTTCCTTATAACCAGCAATTCACCAATTGCTGTAAAGGAGGAGTCTTGGCTTCTTGGGGCCAAGATCCTCAATCTTCTGTCTCTGCCTTTCAAGTTAGCGTGGGCCAAGCCGGTACCTCGAACAAGACCGTTAAACTTCCTAAGAATTTCACTTTGCTTGGTCCTGGACCTGGATACACTTGTGGCCCTGCTAAGATCGTTCCACCTACCAAATTTTTCACACCTGATCTTCGACGCAAAACTCAGGCCTTGA TGACATGGAATGTAACATGCACATACTCCCAATTTCTAGCACGAAAACACCCGAGTTGCTGTGTCTCCATGTCAAGTTTCTACAATGAAACCATCACTGCTTGTCCTTCTTGTGCTTGTGGTTGTGAGAACAAAAACAAATGTATCAA GAGCGACTCCAAACTACTGAGTGTGGTTGGGGTAAACACTCCAAGAAAAGACAATGCACCGTTGTTACAGTGCACACACCATATGTGCCCAATTCGAGTGCATTGGCATGTAAAGCTCAACTACAAGGACTATTGGCGAGTCAAGCTTACTGTGACCAACTTCAATTACAGGATCAATTACACACAATGGACTCTTGTTGTTCAGCATCCAAATCTTAACAATGTCACACAAGTTTTTAGCTTTGATTACAAGCCTCTAGTTCCTTATCAATCCGTCA ATGACACAGGAATGTTCTACGGCATGAAGTTCTACAATGACTTACTGATGGAAGCAGGGCCATCGGGGACTGTTCAATCAGAAGTGCTCCTCCAGAAGGACAAGGAAACTTTCTCCTTCAAGCAAGGATGGGCATTTCCCCGGAAAGTCTACTTCAATGGCGACGAGTGCATGCTTCCACCACCAGACACTTATCCATACTTACCCAACTTTGGCCATCATAACCCTGTTGTCTTAACAACATTGATATTTTCCCTGCTTTTCCTTTTTATTGTACTCTTTTGA
- the LOC129873020 gene encoding protein COBRA-like isoform X3: MYSCYNPNMSLFTIFASTILLLFLISCFSFHSTDAFDPLDPNGNITIKWDVINWTPDGYVAVVTMYNFQQYRHIQAPGWTLGWTWAKKEVIWAMMGGQTTEQGDCSKYKENIPHCCKKDPTVVDMLPGTPYNQQIANCCKGGVINSWGQDPATAVSSFQVSVGAAGTTNKTVRVPKNFTLKAPGPGYTCGPAKIVKPTKFVSADGRRVTQAMMTWNVTCTYSQFLAQKTPTCCVSLSSFYNDTIVPCPTCTCGCQSNGTQRGSCVDPETPHLASVVSDHGKTNYVPLVQCTKHMCPIRIHWHVKLNYKEYWRVKITVTNFNYRMNYTQWNLVVQHPNFDNLTTLFSFNYKSLTPYGSINDTAMLWGVKFYNDLLMQAGPSGNVQSELLFRKDASTFTFEKGYFAEGVAFCSIYGDAILLYISAEHKKDKQ, translated from the exons ATGTACAGCTGCTACAACCCCAATATGAGCTTGTTCACAATTTTTGCTTCTACCATACTTTTACTATTCTTGATTTCTTGTTTCAGCTTCCACTCAACAG ATGCCTTTGATCCACTTGATCCAAATGGAAACATTACTATAAAATGGGATGTGATCAACTGGACACCTGATGGATATGTG GCTGTGGTGACAATGTACAACTTTCAACAATATAGGCATATTCAAGCACCGGGCTGGACTTTGGGCTGGACATGGGCAAAGAAGGAAGTCATATGGGCCATGATGGGAGGTCAAACAACAGAGCAGGGAGATtgttcaaaatataaagaaaatattccACATTGCTGTAAGAAAGATCCAACAGTTGTTGATATGCTGCCTGGAACTCCTTACAACCAACAGATTGCAAATTGCTGCAAGGGAGGAGTGATCAACTCATGGGGACAAGATCCAGCTACTGCTGTTAGCTCATTTCAAGTTAGTGTTGGTGCTGCTGGAACAACCAATAAAACAGTGAGAGTACCTAAGAACTTCACGTTAAAGGCTCCAGGGCCTGGTTATACTTGTGGACCCGCTAAAATTGTAAAACCGACTAAGTTCGTCTCTGCAGATGGGCGAAGAGTGACACAGGCTATGA TGACTTGGAATGTCACATGCACTTACTCACAGTTCCTAGCTCAAAAGACTCCTACATGTTGTGTCTCCCTCTCATCCTTCTACAATGACACGATTGTGCCCTGCCCAACGTGCACTTGTGGCTGTCAGAGTAATGGCACTCAGCGTGGGAGTTGTGTAGA TCCAGAAACGCCACACCTAGCTTCAGTTGTATCAGACCATGGGAAGACCAACTACGTTCCTTTGGTACAATGCACAAAGCATATGTGCCCAATTAGGATTCATTGGCATGTGAAACTCAATTACAAGGAATATTGGAGAGTGAAGATCACTGTAACAAACTTCAATTACCGGATGAATTATACACAATGGAACTTAGTTGTCCAACATCCAAACTTTGACAACCTCACTACGTTATTCAGCTTTAATTACAAGTCACTAACTCCTTATGGATCAATCA ATGACACTGCTATGCTATGGGGTGTGAAATTCTACAATGATCTGCTCATGCAAGCAGGTCCTTCAGGAAATGTCCAGTCAGAGCTACTATTCCGGAAGGATGCATCAACTTTCACATTTGAGAAGGG ATACTTTGCAGAAGGAGTTGCATTTTGTTCGATCTATGGTGATGCGATTTTGCTGTATATCTCAGCTGAG CACAAGAAGGACAAGCAGTGA
- the LOC129873020 gene encoding protein COBRA-like isoform X1: MYSCYNPNMSLFTIFASTILLLFLISCFSFHSTDAFDPLDPNGNITIKWDVINWTPDGYVAVVTMYNFQQYRHIQAPGWTLGWTWAKKEVIWAMMGGQTTEQGDCSKYKENIPHCCKKDPTVVDMLPGTPYNQQIANCCKGGVINSWGQDPATAVSSFQVSVGAAGTTNKTVRVPKNFTLKAPGPGYTCGPAKIVKPTKFVSADGRRVTQAMMTWNVTCTYSQFLAQKTPTCCVSLSSFYNDTIVPCPTCTCGCQSNGTQRGSCVDPETPHLASVVSDHGKTNYVPLVQCTKHMCPIRIHWHVKLNYKEYWRVKITVTNFNYRMNYTQWNLVVQHPNFDNLTTLFSFNYKSLTPYGSINDTAMLWGVKFYNDLLMQAGPSGNVQSELLFRKDASTFTFEKGYFAEGVAFCSIYGDAILLYISAEVHFLFQYSIKYYCVNAIFCKLSSLSNVTSFCERFMTMKYTYIDAYNDPVEFSVLFLCTHRICPFKEFNI; encoded by the exons ATGTACAGCTGCTACAACCCCAATATGAGCTTGTTCACAATTTTTGCTTCTACCATACTTTTACTATTCTTGATTTCTTGTTTCAGCTTCCACTCAACAG ATGCCTTTGATCCACTTGATCCAAATGGAAACATTACTATAAAATGGGATGTGATCAACTGGACACCTGATGGATATGTG GCTGTGGTGACAATGTACAACTTTCAACAATATAGGCATATTCAAGCACCGGGCTGGACTTTGGGCTGGACATGGGCAAAGAAGGAAGTCATATGGGCCATGATGGGAGGTCAAACAACAGAGCAGGGAGATtgttcaaaatataaagaaaatattccACATTGCTGTAAGAAAGATCCAACAGTTGTTGATATGCTGCCTGGAACTCCTTACAACCAACAGATTGCAAATTGCTGCAAGGGAGGAGTGATCAACTCATGGGGACAAGATCCAGCTACTGCTGTTAGCTCATTTCAAGTTAGTGTTGGTGCTGCTGGAACAACCAATAAAACAGTGAGAGTACCTAAGAACTTCACGTTAAAGGCTCCAGGGCCTGGTTATACTTGTGGACCCGCTAAAATTGTAAAACCGACTAAGTTCGTCTCTGCAGATGGGCGAAGAGTGACACAGGCTATGA TGACTTGGAATGTCACATGCACTTACTCACAGTTCCTAGCTCAAAAGACTCCTACATGTTGTGTCTCCCTCTCATCCTTCTACAATGACACGATTGTGCCCTGCCCAACGTGCACTTGTGGCTGTCAGAGTAATGGCACTCAGCGTGGGAGTTGTGTAGA TCCAGAAACGCCACACCTAGCTTCAGTTGTATCAGACCATGGGAAGACCAACTACGTTCCTTTGGTACAATGCACAAAGCATATGTGCCCAATTAGGATTCATTGGCATGTGAAACTCAATTACAAGGAATATTGGAGAGTGAAGATCACTGTAACAAACTTCAATTACCGGATGAATTATACACAATGGAACTTAGTTGTCCAACATCCAAACTTTGACAACCTCACTACGTTATTCAGCTTTAATTACAAGTCACTAACTCCTTATGGATCAATCA ATGACACTGCTATGCTATGGGGTGTGAAATTCTACAATGATCTGCTCATGCAAGCAGGTCCTTCAGGAAATGTCCAGTCAGAGCTACTATTCCGGAAGGATGCATCAACTTTCACATTTGAGAAGGG ATACTTTGCAGAAGGAGTTGCATTTTGTTCGATCTATGGTGATGCGATTTTGCTGTATATCTCAGCTGAGGTACACTTTCTTTTCCAGTATTCAATTAAATATTACTGTGTGAATGCTATATTCTGTAAACTCTCTTCCTTAAGCAATGTAACATCATTCTGTGAGCGTTTCATGACAATGAAGTATACGTATATCGATGCCTATAATGACCCTGTGGAATTCAGTGTGTTATTCCTATGCACACACCGAATTTGTCCTTTCAAAGAATTTAATATATAG
- the LOC129873020 gene encoding protein COBRA-like isoform X4 → MDMWHIQAPGWTLGWTWAKKEVIWAMMGGQTTEQGDCSKYKENIPHCCKKDPTVVDMLPGTPYNQQIANCCKGGVINSWGQDPATAVSSFQVSVGAAGTTNKTVRVPKNFTLKAPGPGYTCGPAKIVKPTKFVSADGRRVTQAMMTWNVTCTYSQFLAQKTPTCCVSLSSFYNDTIVPCPTCTCGCQSNGTQRGSCVDPETPHLASVVSDHGKTNYVPLVQCTKHMCPIRIHWHVKLNYKEYWRVKITVTNFNYRMNYTQWNLVVQHPNFDNLTTLFSFNYKSLTPYGSINDTAMLWGVKFYNDLLMQAGPSGNVQSELLFRKDASTFTFEKGYFAEGVAFCSIYGDAILLYISAEVHFLFQYSIKYYCVNAIFCKLSSLSNVTSFCERFMTMKYTYIDAYNDPVEFSVLFLCTHRICPFKEFNI, encoded by the exons ATGGATATGTG GCATATTCAAGCACCGGGCTGGACTTTGGGCTGGACATGGGCAAAGAAGGAAGTCATATGGGCCATGATGGGAGGTCAAACAACAGAGCAGGGAGATtgttcaaaatataaagaaaatattccACATTGCTGTAAGAAAGATCCAACAGTTGTTGATATGCTGCCTGGAACTCCTTACAACCAACAGATTGCAAATTGCTGCAAGGGAGGAGTGATCAACTCATGGGGACAAGATCCAGCTACTGCTGTTAGCTCATTTCAAGTTAGTGTTGGTGCTGCTGGAACAACCAATAAAACAGTGAGAGTACCTAAGAACTTCACGTTAAAGGCTCCAGGGCCTGGTTATACTTGTGGACCCGCTAAAATTGTAAAACCGACTAAGTTCGTCTCTGCAGATGGGCGAAGAGTGACACAGGCTATGA TGACTTGGAATGTCACATGCACTTACTCACAGTTCCTAGCTCAAAAGACTCCTACATGTTGTGTCTCCCTCTCATCCTTCTACAATGACACGATTGTGCCCTGCCCAACGTGCACTTGTGGCTGTCAGAGTAATGGCACTCAGCGTGGGAGTTGTGTAGA TCCAGAAACGCCACACCTAGCTTCAGTTGTATCAGACCATGGGAAGACCAACTACGTTCCTTTGGTACAATGCACAAAGCATATGTGCCCAATTAGGATTCATTGGCATGTGAAACTCAATTACAAGGAATATTGGAGAGTGAAGATCACTGTAACAAACTTCAATTACCGGATGAATTATACACAATGGAACTTAGTTGTCCAACATCCAAACTTTGACAACCTCACTACGTTATTCAGCTTTAATTACAAGTCACTAACTCCTTATGGATCAATCA ATGACACTGCTATGCTATGGGGTGTGAAATTCTACAATGATCTGCTCATGCAAGCAGGTCCTTCAGGAAATGTCCAGTCAGAGCTACTATTCCGGAAGGATGCATCAACTTTCACATTTGAGAAGGG ATACTTTGCAGAAGGAGTTGCATTTTGTTCGATCTATGGTGATGCGATTTTGCTGTATATCTCAGCTGAGGTACACTTTCTTTTCCAGTATTCAATTAAATATTACTGTGTGAATGCTATATTCTGTAAACTCTCTTCCTTAAGCAATGTAACATCATTCTGTGAGCGTTTCATGACAATGAAGTATACGTATATCGATGCCTATAATGACCCTGTGGAATTCAGTGTGTTATTCCTATGCACACACCGAATTTGTCCTTTCAAAGAATTTAATATATAG
- the LOC129873020 gene encoding protein COBRA-like isoform X2, whose protein sequence is MYSCYNPNMSLFTIFASTILLLFLISCFSFHSTDAFDPLDPNGNITIKWDVINWTPDGYVAVVTMYNFQQYRHIQAPGWTLGWTWAKKEVIWAMMGGQTTEQGDCSKYKENIPHCCKKDPTVVDMLPGTPYNQQIANCCKGGVINSWGQDPATAVSSFQVSVGAAGTTNKTVRVPKNFTLKAPGPGYTCGPAKIVKPTKFVSADGRRVTQAMMTWNVTCTYSQFLAQKTPTCCVSLSSFYNDTIVPCPTCTCGCQSNGTQRGSCVDPETPHLASVVSDHGKTNYVPLVQCTKHMCPIRIHWHVKLNYKEYWRVKITVTNFNYRMNYTQWNLVVQHPNFDNLTTLFSFNYKSLTPYGSINDTAMLWGVKFYNDLLMQAGPSGNVQSELLFRKDASTFTFEKGWAFPHRIYFNADNCVMPPPDAYPYLPNAGSRWEVSLIKVVVTLTSSMAVVLTYI, encoded by the exons ATGTACAGCTGCTACAACCCCAATATGAGCTTGTTCACAATTTTTGCTTCTACCATACTTTTACTATTCTTGATTTCTTGTTTCAGCTTCCACTCAACAG ATGCCTTTGATCCACTTGATCCAAATGGAAACATTACTATAAAATGGGATGTGATCAACTGGACACCTGATGGATATGTG GCTGTGGTGACAATGTACAACTTTCAACAATATAGGCATATTCAAGCACCGGGCTGGACTTTGGGCTGGACATGGGCAAAGAAGGAAGTCATATGGGCCATGATGGGAGGTCAAACAACAGAGCAGGGAGATtgttcaaaatataaagaaaatattccACATTGCTGTAAGAAAGATCCAACAGTTGTTGATATGCTGCCTGGAACTCCTTACAACCAACAGATTGCAAATTGCTGCAAGGGAGGAGTGATCAACTCATGGGGACAAGATCCAGCTACTGCTGTTAGCTCATTTCAAGTTAGTGTTGGTGCTGCTGGAACAACCAATAAAACAGTGAGAGTACCTAAGAACTTCACGTTAAAGGCTCCAGGGCCTGGTTATACTTGTGGACCCGCTAAAATTGTAAAACCGACTAAGTTCGTCTCTGCAGATGGGCGAAGAGTGACACAGGCTATGA TGACTTGGAATGTCACATGCACTTACTCACAGTTCCTAGCTCAAAAGACTCCTACATGTTGTGTCTCCCTCTCATCCTTCTACAATGACACGATTGTGCCCTGCCCAACGTGCACTTGTGGCTGTCAGAGTAATGGCACTCAGCGTGGGAGTTGTGTAGA TCCAGAAACGCCACACCTAGCTTCAGTTGTATCAGACCATGGGAAGACCAACTACGTTCCTTTGGTACAATGCACAAAGCATATGTGCCCAATTAGGATTCATTGGCATGTGAAACTCAATTACAAGGAATATTGGAGAGTGAAGATCACTGTAACAAACTTCAATTACCGGATGAATTATACACAATGGAACTTAGTTGTCCAACATCCAAACTTTGACAACCTCACTACGTTATTCAGCTTTAATTACAAGTCACTAACTCCTTATGGATCAATCA ATGACACTGCTATGCTATGGGGTGTGAAATTCTACAATGATCTGCTCATGCAAGCAGGTCCTTCAGGAAATGTCCAGTCAGAGCTACTATTCCGGAAGGATGCATCAACTTTCACATTTGAGAAGGGGTGGGCTTTTCCTCACAGAATTTATTTCAATGCTGATAACTGTGTGATGCCTCCTCCTGATGCATATCCATACTTGCCAAATGCTGGTTCACGATGGGAGGTCTCTCTGATTAAAGTAGTGGTGACACTGACGTCTTCGATGGCAGTTGTCCTTACatacatttaa
- the LOC129874397 gene encoding uncharacterized protein LOC129874397 — translation MEVAGSTKKSFEQTEINWDKLDKTRFYVVGAGIFTGLTVALYPISVIKTRMQVATNNAAKNSAFSVVRGLVRNDGIPGLYRGFGTVITGAVPARIIFLTALETTKVAAFKMVEPFKLSEPVQAAIANGVAGMLASLCSQSVFVPIDVVSQRLMVQGYSGHASYNGGLDVARKVLKSEGIRGLYRGFSLSVLTYSPSSAVWWASYGSSQRFIWSKLLDNGTEHGGPAPSQGKIVAVQAAGGIIAGATASCITTPLDTIKTRLQVMGHDKRPTARQVVRQLIAEDGWTGFYRGLGPRFVSMSAWGTSMILAYEYLKRLCSVNE, via the exons ATGGAGGTTGCTGGATCTACAAAGAAGTCATTTGAACAAACCGAGATTAACTGGGACAA GCTTGATAAGACTAGGTTTTATGTCGTAGGAGCTGGGATATTTACGGGGCTTACTGTTGCACTATACCCCATTTCTGTTATCAAGACTAGAATGCAAGTCGCAACCAATAATGCTGCAAAAAACAGTGCATTTTCTGTTGTCAGGGGCCTAGTGCGAAACGATGGCATTCCTGGTTTATATAGAGGTTTTGGAACTGTCATTACAGGGGCGGTTCCTGCCAGGATTATATTTCTCACAGCACTTGAGACCACTAAGGTGGCTGCATTTAAGATGGTTGAACCGTTCAAGCTATCAGAACCTGTACAGGCAGCTATAGCAAATGGTGTTGCTGGCATGCTGGCATCTCTTTGTTCACAATCTGTCTTTGTTCCAATTGACGTA GTTAGTCAAAGGTTAATGGTGCAAGGATACTCAGGGCATGCAAGCTACAATGGAGGTTTGGATGTTGCTCGCAAAGTTCTGAAGTCGGAAGGTATTCGTGGACTATATAGAGGATTCAGTCTATCTGTTCTAACATACTCCCCATCCAGTGCTGTATGGTGGGCAAGTTATGGTTCGAGCCAGCGCTTTATATGGAG CAAGCTCTTGGACAATGGAACTGAGCATGGTGGGCCTGCTCCCAGCCAGGGCAAAATAGTGGCAGTTCAAGCTGCTGGTGGGATCATTGCAGGTGCTACTGCGTCTTGCATAACAACCCCATTGGACACCATTAAAACTCGATTGCAG GTGATGGGACACGACAAGAGACCTACTGCACGGCAAGTAGTTAGGCAGCTAATTGCTGAGGATGGTTGGACGGGATTTTATAGGGGATTAGGTCCAAGATTTGTCAGCATGTCAGCGTGGGGAACCTCCATGATACTGGCCTATGAATATCTCA AGCGCTTGTGTTCTGTAAACGAATAG